CTCCTCGCGCAGCACGTTGGGCCCGTCGACGAGCAATCCGACCCGCCGGCGCTCCGAGCGCTCGCTCCGGAGCCGCCTCACGACCTGTCGTAAACCCCCGACCATGCGTTTCCCACCGTGGAGGCCCCCCAAAACCGTATCGAAGTTTCGGCGGGATCGGAGGGAAACCCTTAGCCCCTCGCGTGCGACACCGGAGGTATGTCCGAGCAAGAACCGCCGCTGTACACCACCCACGAGGAGCGGGGCGCGAAGTTCACCCCCTTCGGTGGGTGGGCGATGCCCGTCGAGTTCGACTCCATCCGAACCGAACACGAGGCCGTCCGCGAGTCGGCCGGGATCTTCGACGTCTCGCACATGGGTGAGATCGAGGTCTCGGGGCCGGACGCCGCCACGCTCCTCCAAGGACTGACGACCAACGACGTCGAGTCCCTCTCCGTAGGGCGCGCCCAGTACTCGACGATCACGAACGAGGAGGGTGTCATCCTCGACGACACCGTGATCTACCGCCTCGCAGAGGAAGAGTTCTTGTTCATCCCGAACGCGGGCCACGACGGGGAGATGGAGGAGCGGTGGGTCGAGCATCGAGCGGAGTGGGACCTCGACTGTGCAGTCGAGAACCGAACCGACGAGTGGGCGATGTTCGCGATCCAGGGCCCCGACGCGGCGGCCCTCGTTTCTAAAGCGGCTGGCGAGGGACTGCGGGACCTCTCCCGGTTCTCGATCACGCGCGCCGAGGTCGCGGGCACGGAGTGTCTGTTCGCTCGCACCGGCTACACCGGCGAGGACGGCTACGAGGCGCTCGTGCCGTGGGACGGTGCCGAAGGGGTGTGGGAGGAGTTCGACTGCCAGCCCTGTGGACTCGGTGCCCGCGACACCCTCCGGATCGAGGCGGGCTTCCTGCTTTCGGGCCAGGACTTTCACTCGGAGGAAAACCCCAGAAACCCCTACGAGGCGCGCGTGGGCTTCACTGTCGATCTGGATACCGAGTTCGTCGGTCGGGACGCGCTCGCGCGCGTCGACGAGAACGGTCCCGAGGAACTGTTCGTCGGCATCCGCCTCGAGGAGCGTGGAATCCCGCGACAGTGCTACGAGATCCGCGCCGACGGGGAGCCGGTCGGCGAGGTCACCAGCGGGACGATGAGTCCCACGCTGGGTGAACCCATCGGGTTGGGCTACGTTCCTACCGACTACGCCGAGGAGGGAACCGAGGTCGCGGTGCGGATCCGCGGGACGGACAAAAGGGCAAGGATTGAAGCCCCCGGCTTCCTCGGTGATAGGTAATGAGCTTCGAGGTACCCGAGGACCTGTACTATCTGGCCTCACACGAATGGATCGACCCCGAGACCGGGCGAGTCGGAATCAGCGAGTTCGCACAGGACGAACTCGGCGACGTGGTGTTCGTCGAACTCCCCAACGAGGGCGAGGATCTCACCCAAGAGGAGGAGTTCGGCGTCGTCGAGTCGATCAAGGCCGTCTCGGACCTCTATTCGCCCGCAAGCGGCACGGTGACCGCGGTCAATGAGGCGCTGTTCGACCGGCCAGAACTCGTCAACGACGACCCGTTCGGCGAGGGCTGGATGCTCGAACTCGACGTCGCGGACGACCTCGACGGGGTGCTGTCGGCGGCGGAGTACCGCGAGCAGATCGAGTAGCGAAACCCCGCCGTTCATGTACTCGTACCCGTAAGAGCCGCCATGAACCGGCGGACGAACGCTACGCTTTTGACGATGTATGATGACACGACACAGCCGCGGTAGTCCCTTCGCACCCCACACAGACGGGGAGACGGCCGCGATGCTCGAGGCGGTCGGCGCCGAGAGCATCGAGGACCTCTTCGACATCCCCGAACCGATCCGGTTCGACGGCGAGTTCGGGATCGAGCCGCGAAGCGAGCGCGAGATCAGAACGGAGATGCGGGCGCTCCTGGGGAGAAACGACGACCTCACGGAGTTCCTCGGACGCGGGCACTACGACCACTACGTCCCGTCGTTGGTCGATCACCTCGCCGATCGCTCGGAGTTCCTCACGAGCTACACCCAGTACCAACCCGAGATCACCCAGGGCTTTCTCCAGGTGCTCTTCGAGTACCAGTCGATGCTCGTCGAACTCACCGGATTGGAGGTCGCGAACTGCTCGATGTACGACGCCGCGACGGCGCTCGGTGAGGCCGCGACGCTTGCGGACAGGGTGCGGGAAACGAGCGGTTCGACCGTTCTGGTCCCCGAGTTGCTCCGCGAGGAACGTCGCTCGGTGCTCGAAAACTACACCGAGGGCGCGGGACTGACCGTCGAGACGTATCCTTACGAGGACGCCAACGCAGACCGGGAGGCGCTCGCGGACCTCGCGAGCGAGGGGACGGTGATGATCTACGCCGAGAGCCCCACCGTCCGGGGGACCGTCGAAGAAGGGCTGGGAGCGATCGCCGACATCGCCCACGACGAGGACGCGCTGTTCGTTCTGGGCTCGGATCCGGTCGCCCTCTCCGTGCTCGAAGAGCCCGCGAACGTCGGCGCCGATGTGGTGATCGGGGACGCCGCGACGCTGGGACTGGGCACGAGCTACGGGATGGGGCTCGGCCTTTTCGCCACCCGCGAGGGGTTCGTCCGGCAGGTCCCCGGACGGCTGGTGGGTGCGAGTACCGATTCAGCGGGTGAACGGGCCTACACGCTGACGCTCCAGACGCGCGAACAGCACATCCGGCGCGAGCGCGCAACCAGCAATATCTGTACGAACCAGGCGTGGGTCGCGCTTCGGACCGCGATCCACGCGGCCTCGCTCGGGCCCTCCGGGCTCGTCGACCTCGCGAGCGACTGTCTGGAGGCGCCTGCCGAGCTGGCCGACCGTCTCGACGACATCGTCGGGGTCCAGGCCCCGGTCCACGACCGCCACCATTTCCGGGAGTTCGTCGCCCGGACCGACCAGCCCGCCGAAGCGGTCCGCGAAACCCTAGAGGAGTACGGCTTTGCGGTCCACGCGATCGACGATCACCTCGTGCAGGTCTGTGTAACCGAGACCAATCGCAAGAAAGCGGACGCGCTGGTCACCGCGTTCAGGGAGGCCGCCAAATGACGCTCGAATACACGCAAGCGCGCTGGAACACGGACGACGAGGGGTACGAGCCGCTGCTCGCCGAGAAGAACGAGGAGACCGTCGATACTGACGACGTTCCCCTCCCGGACGACCTGAAACGGGACTCGCTAACGCTTCCCGAGCTCTCAGAACCCGAGCTCGCGCGCCACTACACCCGCCTGTCCCAGATGAACTACGGAGTCGATAGCGGCCCCTACCCGCTGGGCAGCTGTACGATGAAGTACAACCCCAAGTTCACAGAAGACGTCGCGGCGCTGTCGTCGGCCGGGGTCCACCCGGATCGCTCGCCGGGAAGCGTTCAGGGAACTCTCGAACTCCTCGCGCGACTCGAAGAGCAACTCGGGCGCATCGGCGGCATGGACGCCGTCACCCTTCAGCCGCCCGCGGGTGCGGCCGGCGAGTTCGTCGGCATCCTGATCGCGAAGGCGTATCACGAGTCACGCGACGATGAGCGCACGGAGGTCGTGATCCCCGACGCGGCCCATGGAACGAATTTCGCGAGCGCCGCACTCGGCGGCTACGACGTCGTCGAACTCCCTTCCGGCGAGGACGGCCGGGTCGATCTCGACGCCCTCGAAGCCGCCCTCTCCGAGGAGACCGCGGCGCTGATGCTTACGAACCCCAATACGCTGGGGCTGTTCGAGCGCGAGATCGAGGAGATCGCAGGGATGGTCCACGACGTCGGCGGCTTGCTCTACTACGACGGTGCGAACCTGAACGCCCTCCTTGGGCGGGCGCGCCCCGGTGACATGGGTTTCGACGTCATGCACTACAACGTCCACAAGACGTTCGCGACGCCCCACGGCGGGGGCGGCCCCGGCGCGGGCCCCGTCGGCGTGGTCGAGGAGCTCGCGGAGTTCCTGCCCAGCCCGCACGTCCGAGGGGGCGACAGTGGTTACGAGCTGTTCGAGCCCGAGAGCACCATCGGCAAGGTCCACGGCTTCATGGGCAACTGGCTCGTCCTCATCAAGGCGTATGCCTACATCGCCCGGCTGGGTGACGGGGGCCTTGCCGATGCGAGCGCGAAGGCCGTGCTCAACGCGAACTACCTCGGGAGCCGGATCGAGTACGAGGTTCCATACAGCCCGTTCCACCACGAGTTCGTCGCGAGCGCGGGCGAACAGGACGCCGCCGACGTCGCAAAGCGAATGCTCGATTACGGTGTCCACCCCCCCACCACCAAATGGCCCGAACTCGTCGGAGAGGCGCTGATGACCGAGCCGACCGAGATCGAGAACAGACGGTCGCTCGACCAACTCGCCGCGGCGTTCAACGCGGTCGCGAGCGAGGATCGAGCGGCGGTCGAGACAGCCCCCGAACGAACAACCGCCGGACGGATCGACCAGACGGAGGCCGCACGGAACCTCCGGCTCTCGTGGCAGTCCCTCGACGACAGTTCATAACTGGCCGGCACTCTCGGGGGGTCAGTTAGCAACTCTTACTATCTACCCTCCCTTCGATTAATACATGACCGTCGTTAGCGTCTCGATGCCCGAGGAGCTTCTGAACAGGATTGACGAGTTCGCGGACGACCACGGCTACACCGGCCGCAGCGAGGTGGTTCGGGAGGCCTCTCGGAACCTGCTGGGCGAGTTTCAGGACCGTGAACTCGAGGGCCACGACCTGATGGGCGTCGTGACCGTGCTGTTCGACTACGAGACGACGACCGTCGAGGAGCGCATGATGCGTCTGCGCCACGAACACGAGTCGCTGGTCGCCTCGAACTTCCACAGTCACGTCGGCGATCACTACTGCATGGAGCTGTTCGTCCTCGAGGGCGATCTGGAGTCGATCTCGCAGTTCGTCGGGAAGGTCCGGGCGACGGGCGACGTCCTCACCGTGGATTACTCGGTGATCCCGGTCGACGATTTCGCGGCGACGCTCTCGAAATAGACGGCCGTTCAGTCGTCGTCGGAGCGCTCCGAAACCGCCCCTTCTCGCCTCACCGCATCCGAGCGCCCGCTCTCCGAGCCCGTCCAGTCGAGTCGGCGCTGGAGGTACAGCGCGACGTGGACCAGCGCGAGCAACACCGGCACCTCGATCAGCGGGCCGACGACGGTCGCGAAGGCGACGCCGGAGCCGACGCCGAAGACCGCGACCGCGACGGCGATCGCGAGTTCAAAGTTGTTCGAGGCGGCGGTGAATCCGATCGCGGTCGTCGTCGAGTAGTCCGCACCGATTCCCCGACCCATTCCGAAGCTCACGAAGAACATCACGACGAAGTAGATCGTCAGCGGCACCGCGATCAACAGCACGTCGCCCGGCGAAGCGACGATGTTCTCGCCCTGCGTGGCGAACATCACGATCACGGTGAACAGCAGCGCGATCAAGGTCAAGGGATCGATCCTCGGAACGAACTGCTCGTCGTACCACTCCTCGCTTTTCGTTCGGGTCCCCAGATACCGCGAGAGGAACCCGGCGGCGAAGGGAATCCCAAGGAAGACGACGATCGCCTGGATCACCTGCATCGGGGTGATGTCGAAGGTCGTGATACCTGCGACGAGCGATTCCATGCCCAGAATCGGCGGGAGAACGAGCGCGAAAAACCAGACGTACACCCCGTAGGTGAGGATCTGAAACAGGCTGTTGAACGCCACCAGCCCGGTGACGTACTCGGGCGAGCCCTCCGCGAGTTCGTTCCAGACCAGCACCATCGCGATACAGCGGGCCATCCCGATGAACACCAGCCCGAGGAAGAACTCCGGGCGCGCGGGCAGACCCGGGACGAGCCCGCCGAAGAAGACCACCGCGAGCGAGAACATCAGCGTCGGTCCGATCAGCCAGTTCTGGATCAGACTGAGCCCCAGCACGCGCCAGTTACGAAACACGGTCGGCAACTGCGAGTAGTCGGCCTTCGCGAGCGGCGGGTACATCATCACCACGAGGCCGATCTCGACGAGGTGGAACTCCCGGATCGGGCCGACGATGGAGGGCGCGACGAAGCCGAGGCCGACGCCGATAGCCATCGCGGCGAAGATCCAGACGGTGAGGTACTTGTCCAAGAAGTCCATCGAGCGCGGATCGCCACAGGCCTCACAGTCACAACCGGGTCCGTGGTCGTGCTCGACGCTCATCGCGTCTTCCCCGGAGATGCGGTGGTCGTCGTTGTCCGACTCGATTCGACTCGGTCGCGTGGGTGTTCCAGTATCTGTCTCATCGGTATCGTGCTCACTCCTCGGCGGCGACGACGTCCAGTTGGATCCCCGCTCCACCGGGCAGCGAGCAGACCCCGACGGTCGTCCGCGGCGGGAACTCGCCGTCGAAGCGCGCCCGGTAGACCTCGTCGACCGCCTCGCGCACGTCGAGGTCGGTCAACTGGACTTCGACCTTCATCACGTTCTCCAGCGTCGCACCTCGCCTATCGAGCATCGCTTCGAGACGGTCGAGACACGCCACAGTTTGCTCATCAATTGAATGAGTGTTCAACACGTTTCCGTCGCGTTCGGGGAGGACCCCTTCGAGAAAGAGGAGGTCAGAACTCCCCGACCGCTGGCCGAACGCGCCGGTGGTTCCGATTCCCTCGCGCTGTTTCCGGCTCTCGTTGCTCGGTCGATCGATTCCACTCGAGACGGTCGAGCCGTCGTTCCGCGTCATCCGTTCGCCGAATGATTGAACCATATTTCAATTGAATATACAGTCATTCATAAATCCATTGCTACCGGCACGGGTCGTCGGTGTAGTCTGCGACCGGGTCGAACTATCAATGGAAAGGGCGGATCAACGGGTACCGTCGAGAACGACCAGAAGCGCGCTCGCACGCGGAGTCGCCCGGTACTTGCGCCACCGTCCGTCCTTACGTTTGGTGACGAGGTCGGTATCAACGAGCTTCGCGAGCGCGTGGCTCACGGCGCTGTCGCTGACGTCCATCAGCGGCGTGAGCTCACAGACACACAGTTCGCTGTCGGCTTCCACCAGCAGCCGGACGAGTCGGTATCGCGTCTCGTTGCCCAGCGCCGCGAGGGCCCCGACGTCTGTCGAGAGCGCCTCCTCGTCGACCAGCGCGTCGAGTTCGTCCAGTTCGTCGAGGCGCTTCTGGAGGTCCTCGCTACGACACTCTCCGAGCTCGTCTGCCAGATAGCGCTCGATCCGACTCGTCGCTTCGGCCATACAAACAGTTGTCCGATTACTCAAATAAGGGTTCCGGCGCGCTCATCGGTAGCCGACCGCAACAGCTATATTAGCAACTGCTTATATTAGAATACACTAATATGGTCGAGACGAACCAGTTTCAGGAGGCTGTATCGACTCCGACAGACGGGGAGGGATGCTGTTCTCCGGCACCGCAACCGGACGCCGCTGTCGTCGAGGCGGACGTGCGATTGCTGTCGGCGCTCGCAAGCGAGACGCGCTACGAGGCGCTTCGAGTGCTCGCGGATGCGGAGGGCGAACGCTGTGCCTGTGAGATCGAGAGGGCGCTTCCCGTGAGCCAGAGCGCGGTCAGCCAGGCGCTGGGTGCGCTGTACGACGCCGGCCTCGTCGAGCGCCGAAAGGAGGGGCGGTGGCGCTACTACCGGCCGACCGAGCGTGCACGAGCCGTGATCGAGACCCTCGACGCCGTCCGGAGTGAGCGGCGATGACCGGTGGAATCGATCCGGCCGAGCAGCGCGCGGCCGTCCGCGAGCGGTACGCGACGATCGCCACGGGGGACTCGGAGGGGTGCTGTGATTCCGGATCCTCGGGGTCGTGTAGTGGCTCGTCCGAGGAGGCGAGCGAGCGACTGGGCTACTCGTCCGACGAGATCGGAGCGGTCGCGGGCGAGGCGAACCTCGGGTTGGGCTGTGGGAACCCGACCGCGATCGCGGATCTGCGGCCCGGCGAGACGGTCCTCGATCTCGGTTCGGGCGGCGGGTTCGATTGCTTTCTGGCAGCCCGCCGGGTCGGCCCCGAGGGCCGCGTCATCGGCGTCGATATGACCCCCGAGATGGTCGAGAAGGCACGAAAGAACGCCGAGAAGAACGACGCCGGGACCGTGAGCTTTCGCCTCGGCGAGATCGAACACCTGCCGGTCGCGGACGAAAGCGTCGACGCGATCGTCTCGAACTGCGTGATCAACCTCTCGGCGGACAAGCCGAGGGTGTTCGCGGAGGCCTTTCGCGTCCTGCGTCCGGGCGGGCGACTGGCCGTCTCGGACCTCGTGCGCACGGCCGAGCCCCTCGACGGGCTACGGGCCGACCCCGAAAGCGTCGCGGCCTGCGTGGCGGGTGCCGCGACGATCGAGGGACTCGAAGCGATGCTCGCGGCGGCGGGCTTCGAGGACGTCGGAATCGACCCGAAAGACGACAGCGAGGAGTTCATTCGCGAGTGGTCCGACGAGCGCGACCCGAGCGAGTTCGTCGTCTCGGCGACCATCGAGGCCCGAAGACCGTAGCAGCGACTCATAATCGAGCGTGCCGTCGGGTCGTCGGCCCGGCTACTGCTCGGGTTCGATCTCGGCGAAGTACTCGTCGAACAGCGCTTCCACCCGGTTCGCGATCTCGTCGCGGATGGCCCGCACCTCCTCGGGGTCCTTCCCGTCCGGGTCGGGGAGGTCCCAGTCGCGCACGTCGGTCTCGGCGTCGAGATCGAGCGTCGAACAGCCCATGGTCGCGACGGCGGTACAGGATTCGAGTTCCGCTTCGGAGATCTCGCGGGGCGCGCGATCGGAGAGGTCGATGTCGAGGTCGGCCATCGCCTCGATCACCTCCCCGTGGACCGCCTCGGCCGGCAGCGTCCCGCCGGTGACGATGGCGAGGTCCTCGCCCAGTCCCCGCCGCTCGCGTTCGCGCTCCGCGAACGCGGTGGCCATCTGGCTACGGCCGGCGTTCTGGACACAGACGAATCCGAACCGGATCGGCGGCTCCGAACTCATACGGGTAATTCTGGGAGGGCTGTAGCTTTACTGCTACTATGTGGGCTATATACCCCTATGGACCTCCTGTGGGTCCGTGAGGCGGCGTGCGATCAGGCCTGGCTGGAGTCGATCCCGTTGATCTGGACGAACCCGTAGTCACAGTCGGGACAGTGCCACTTTACCTTCTCGCCCAGATGGAGCGTCGTGCTCGCCGCCCGGTAGAACGTGCGTTCGGCCCCGCACTCCGGACAGTCGTGGTCGAGTTCCTGCATACCGGTCCTCGAACGCGCCGGCGCTTAACCGTGATGATTCCTCGTCCCAGCCGTAGCAGAGAGCGCGACAGACCGCGGCGTCGGATCACTCGCTGACGGTGGTCCGAGGGCTGACGCTGCCGGTCTGACGGTAGACGCCGTAGACGAGGATCGCGCCCGCGAGCAACGGAATGACCGCACACGCCGCGTACACCGGCGAGAAGCCGACCGATTCGACCAGCGGCAAAGAGAGCACCGGCCCGAGACCCCCGCCGATGTCCCCGAGGACGTTGTTCGTGCCCATCGCCCGCCCCGTCCGGTCCTCGGGGGTCAGATCCGCGAGTAGGGCGATCAGCGGG
The DNA window shown above is from Halalkalicoccus jeotgali B3 and carries:
- the gcvH gene encoding glycine cleavage system protein GcvH, coding for MSFEVPEDLYYLASHEWIDPETGRVGISEFAQDELGDVVFVELPNEGEDLTQEEEFGVVESIKAVSDLYSPASGTVTAVNEALFDRPELVNDDPFGEGWMLELDVADDLDGVLSAAEYREQIE
- a CDS encoding DUF7838 family putative zinc beta-ribbon protein; this encodes MQELDHDCPECGAERTFYRAASTTLHLGEKVKWHCPDCDYGFVQINGIDSSQA
- the gcvPA gene encoding aminomethyl-transferring glycine dehydrogenase subunit GcvPA, translating into MMTRHSRGSPFAPHTDGETAAMLEAVGAESIEDLFDIPEPIRFDGEFGIEPRSEREIRTEMRALLGRNDDLTEFLGRGHYDHYVPSLVDHLADRSEFLTSYTQYQPEITQGFLQVLFEYQSMLVELTGLEVANCSMYDAATALGEAATLADRVRETSGSTVLVPELLREERRSVLENYTEGAGLTVETYPYEDANADREALADLASEGTVMIYAESPTVRGTVEEGLGAIADIAHDEDALFVLGSDPVALSVLEEPANVGADVVIGDAATLGLGTSYGMGLGLFATREGFVRQVPGRLVGASTDSAGERAYTLTLQTREQHIRRERATSNICTNQAWVALRTAIHAASLGPSGLVDLASDCLEAPAELADRLDDIVGVQAPVHDRHHFREFVARTDQPAEAVRETLEEYGFAVHAIDDHLVQVCVTETNRKKADALVTAFREAAK
- a CDS encoding ArsR/SmtB family transcription factor, producing the protein MVETNQFQEAVSTPTDGEGCCSPAPQPDAAVVEADVRLLSALASETRYEALRVLADAEGERCACEIERALPVSQSAVSQALGALYDAGLVERRKEGRWRYYRPTERARAVIETLDAVRSERR
- the gcvPB gene encoding aminomethyl-transferring glycine dehydrogenase subunit GcvPB, producing MTLEYTQARWNTDDEGYEPLLAEKNEETVDTDDVPLPDDLKRDSLTLPELSEPELARHYTRLSQMNYGVDSGPYPLGSCTMKYNPKFTEDVAALSSAGVHPDRSPGSVQGTLELLARLEEQLGRIGGMDAVTLQPPAGAAGEFVGILIAKAYHESRDDERTEVVIPDAAHGTNFASAALGGYDVVELPSGEDGRVDLDALEAALSEETAALMLTNPNTLGLFEREIEEIAGMVHDVGGLLYYDGANLNALLGRARPGDMGFDVMHYNVHKTFATPHGGGGPGAGPVGVVEELAEFLPSPHVRGGDSGYELFEPESTIGKVHGFMGNWLVLIKAYAYIARLGDGGLADASAKAVLNANYLGSRIEYEVPYSPFHHEFVASAGEQDAADVAKRMLDYGVHPPTTKWPELVGEALMTEPTEIENRRSLDQLAAAFNAVASEDRAAVETAPERTTAGRIDQTEAARNLRLSWQSLDDSS
- a CDS encoding ArsR/SmtB family transcription factor → MAEATSRIERYLADELGECRSEDLQKRLDELDELDALVDEEALSTDVGALAALGNETRYRLVRLLVEADSELCVCELTPLMDVSDSAVSHALAKLVDTDLVTKRKDGRWRKYRATPRASALLVVLDGTR
- a CDS encoding nickel-responsive transcriptional regulator NikR; amino-acid sequence: MTVVSVSMPEELLNRIDEFADDHGYTGRSEVVREASRNLLGEFQDRELEGHDLMGVVTVLFDYETTTVEERMMRLRHEHESLVASNFHSHVGDHYCMELFVLEGDLESISQFVGKVRATGDVLTVDYSVIPVDDFAATLSK
- the arsB gene encoding ACR3 family arsenite efflux transporter codes for the protein MSVEHDHGPGCDCEACGDPRSMDFLDKYLTVWIFAAMAIGVGLGFVAPSIVGPIREFHLVEIGLVVMMYPPLAKADYSQLPTVFRNWRVLGLSLIQNWLIGPTLMFSLAVVFFGGLVPGLPARPEFFLGLVFIGMARCIAMVLVWNELAEGSPEYVTGLVAFNSLFQILTYGVYVWFFALVLPPILGMESLVAGITTFDITPMQVIQAIVVFLGIPFAAGFLSRYLGTRTKSEEWYDEQFVPRIDPLTLIALLFTVIVMFATQGENIVASPGDVLLIAVPLTIYFVVMFFVSFGMGRGIGADYSTTTAIGFTAASNNFELAIAVAVAVFGVGSGVAFATVVGPLIEVPVLLALVHVALYLQRRLDWTGSESGRSDAVRREGAVSERSDDD
- the gcvT gene encoding glycine cleavage system aminomethyltransferase GcvT encodes the protein MSEQEPPLYTTHEERGAKFTPFGGWAMPVEFDSIRTEHEAVRESAGIFDVSHMGEIEVSGPDAATLLQGLTTNDVESLSVGRAQYSTITNEEGVILDDTVIYRLAEEEFLFIPNAGHDGEMEERWVEHRAEWDLDCAVENRTDEWAMFAIQGPDAAALVSKAAGEGLRDLSRFSITRAEVAGTECLFARTGYTGEDGYEALVPWDGAEGVWEEFDCQPCGLGARDTLRIEAGFLLSGQDFHSEENPRNPYEARVGFTVDLDTEFVGRDALARVDENGPEELFVGIRLEERGIPRQCYEIRADGEPVGEVTSGTMSPTLGEPIGLGYVPTDYAEEGTEVAVRIRGTDKRARIEAPGFLGDR
- a CDS encoding arsenate-mycothiol transferase ArsC, with product MSSEPPIRFGFVCVQNAGRSQMATAFAERERERRGLGEDLAIVTGGTLPAEAVHGEVIEAMADLDIDLSDRAPREISEAELESCTAVATMGCSTLDLDAETDVRDWDLPDPDGKDPEEVRAIRDEIANRVEALFDEYFAEIEPEQ
- the arsM gene encoding arsenite methyltransferase, encoding MTGGIDPAEQRAAVRERYATIATGDSEGCCDSGSSGSCSGSSEEASERLGYSSDEIGAVAGEANLGLGCGNPTAIADLRPGETVLDLGSGGGFDCFLAARRVGPEGRVIGVDMTPEMVEKARKNAEKNDAGTVSFRLGEIEHLPVADESVDAIVSNCVINLSADKPRVFAEAFRVLRPGGRLAVSDLVRTAEPLDGLRADPESVAACVAGAATIEGLEAMLAAAGFEDVGIDPKDDSEEFIREWSDERDPSEFVVSATIEARRP
- a CDS encoding RidA family protein is translated as MVQSFGERMTRNDGSTVSSGIDRPSNESRKQREGIGTTGAFGQRSGSSDLLFLEGVLPERDGNVLNTHSIDEQTVACLDRLEAMLDRRGATLENVMKVEVQLTDLDVREAVDEVYRARFDGEFPPRTTVGVCSLPGGAGIQLDVVAAEE